ATACGATCGCACATATGATAAACAACTCTTAAATCATGGGAAATAAAAAGATATGAAAGTTTTAATTCTTCTTGAAGTTTTTTAAAAAAATTTAATATACTTGCTTGTCCAGATAAATCTAAAGAAGAAACTGCCTCATCTGCAATTAAAAGAGTAGGATTAGAAAGTAAAGCAAGTATAATTGCAATTTTTTGTTTTTGTCCTCCACTCATTTCATAGGGATATTTTTTCAAAACATCTGAGCTTAAATTAGCCATATCTAACATTTCTAATATTTTATTTGAAATAATTTTTTTATCTTTAATTTTATGTAATTTAAAAGGTTCTTCTAATATCCATTTGATATTTTTCATTGGATTTAAAGAAGAATTAGGATCTTGAAAAACCATTTGAATTTTTTTAGATGTTCGGGCACCTTTTTGGCACATAGTTTTATTATTAAAGATAATTTCTCCATTATCTTTATCAGTTAGTCCTATTAAAACTTTAGCAGTAGTTGATTTACCACATCCAGATTCTCCAACTAATCCATAAATTTCACCTTTTTGAATTTCAAAAGAAACATTTTTAAGGACATGTTTTTCATTATAGTGTTTATTAATATTATTTACTTTTAATAGCATCATTAATCACCTTTTCACAAGCAACGAAGTGATTTTCTTCAATTTCATACAAATCATTTTCTTTGCAATTATTAAAATATTTACATCTATTACCAAAGAAACATTTATTAAAATTTCTTTTTGCAGGTTCTATAATAGTACCAACAACATAAGGTAATAGCTTGTTTTTATCCTCCATACTAAAAAGCATACTATAAAGAGCTCT
The window above is part of the Fusobacterium sp. JB019 genome. Proteins encoded here:
- a CDS encoding ATP-binding cassette domain-containing protein; translation: MLLKVNNINKHYNEKHVLKNVSFEIQKGEIYGLVGESGCGKSTTAKVLIGLTDKDNGEIIFNNKTMCQKGARTSKKIQMVFQDPNSSLNPMKNIKWILEEPFKLHKIKDKKIISNKILEMLDMANLSSDVLKKYPYEMSGGQKQKIAIILALLSNPTLLIADEAVSSLDLSGQASILNFFKKLQEELKLSYLFISHDLRVVYHMCDRIGVMRHGEIVEEGTPEEIYSNPKHDYTKALLRALPSSPEFMKELKNI